The Geobacter sp. AOG2 genome includes a window with the following:
- a CDS encoding GTPase-activating protein yields MFLLPKGSPLFENLAVGVLKLPEVMSKLGTGSFTGYASFVFQASTIILVFEAGKLVSALHEGKDGARQTGFEALSTLSYHMAGTNGGVLNVYKLSKDLTMCIHALLQGEILYKAQELKLIDIKALLERIGSERMNGCLRIYTDERSAMIFYKDGTPLGFFHDGSQDIETSSTESQKIAGLPGAKIDLFSTQGVEHLMSLDLLEVVNIQNIWEAAVAHQQAETNKINSVREEREKKNIADKLAKLEEQVKTIVIGSVGKVGRGIVDKELTEQGGNSCLLDETNVVKFLAAIERSAKLLISTTSLKVLMEQLAKTITAAKSEL; encoded by the coding sequence ATGTTCCTTCTTCCGAAAGGCAGCCCTCTTTTTGAGAATCTGGCAGTCGGAGTGCTGAAGTTGCCGGAGGTCATGTCGAAGCTCGGTACGGGCAGCTTTACCGGTTATGCCAGCTTTGTTTTTCAGGCATCTACGATTATATTGGTGTTTGAAGCCGGAAAACTGGTTAGCGCGTTGCACGAAGGAAAGGACGGCGCTCGGCAAACCGGCTTTGAGGCTCTGTCGACCCTAAGCTATCATATGGCCGGCACCAACGGCGGAGTCCTCAACGTCTACAAACTCTCAAAAGACCTCACCATGTGTATCCATGCCCTGCTCCAGGGCGAAATCCTCTACAAAGCCCAGGAACTCAAACTGATAGACATCAAAGCCCTCCTGGAGCGGATCGGTTCCGAGCGGATGAATGGCTGCCTGCGGATTTACACCGATGAACGTTCGGCCATGATCTTCTACAAGGATGGCACCCCCTTGGGCTTTTTCCATGACGGCTCTCAGGATATCGAAACATCATCTACCGAATCCCAGAAGATCGCCGGGCTACCCGGTGCCAAGATTGACCTTTTTTCGACGCAGGGGGTTGAACATCTGATGAGCCTGGATCTGCTGGAAGTCGTCAATATCCAGAACATCTGGGAAGCCGCCGTCGCACACCAACAGGCAGAAACCAACAAAATCAACTCGGTACGCGAGGAACGTGAAAAAAAGAACATCGCCGACAAACTTGCAAAACTGGAGGAACAGGTAAAAACCATTGTTATCGGATCGGTGGGCAAGGTAGGACGCGGCATTGTTGATAAAGAGTTAACAGAACAGGGCGGTAATAGCTGTCTGCTCGATGAAACAAATGTTGTAAAATTCCTCGCCGCCATCGAGCGTTCGGCAAAGCTTCTCATCAGCACGACCAGCCTGAAGGTGTTGATGGAGCAGCTTGCCAAGACTATCACAGCGGCCAAATCGGAACTTTGA
- the cysK gene encoding cysteine synthase A: MSTIYADNSQSIGNTPLIKLNHVVDGAKATVLVKVEGRNPAYSVKCRIGANLIWDAEKRGVLKPGVEIIEPTSGNTGIALAYVAAARGYRLTLTMPETMSIERRRVLAALGANLILTPGAEGMKGAIARAEEIAASDPERYFIPQQFKNPANPEIHEKTTGPEIWNDTDGAVDVLVSGVGTGGTITGISRYIKNTRGKKIVSVAVEPKESPVISQKLAGQELKPAPHKIQGIGAGFIPDTLDLSLVDRVEQVESNEAIEFAKRLAREEGLLVGISSGAAAAAAVRLARLDEFAGKTIVAVLPDGAERYLSTALFEGI, translated from the coding sequence ATGAGCACCATCTATGCAGACAACTCCCAATCCATCGGCAACACCCCTCTGATCAAACTGAACCATGTCGTTGACGGGGCCAAGGCAACGGTCCTGGTCAAGGTCGAGGGGCGCAACCCTGCCTACTCGGTCAAATGCCGCATTGGAGCCAACCTGATCTGGGATGCCGAGAAGCGCGGGGTGCTCAAGCCGGGTGTGGAGATCATCGAACCGACCAGCGGCAACACCGGCATTGCTTTGGCCTACGTGGCGGCGGCCCGCGGCTACAGATTGACCCTGACCATGCCCGAAACCATGAGTATCGAACGCCGGCGGGTCTTGGCCGCCCTGGGCGCCAACCTGATCCTGACCCCCGGTGCGGAAGGAATGAAGGGCGCCATTGCCAGAGCCGAGGAGATCGCTGCTTCCGATCCCGAGAGATACTTCATTCCCCAGCAGTTCAAAAATCCGGCCAACCCGGAGATTCACGAAAAGACCACCGGACCCGAGATCTGGAATGATACGGATGGCGCCGTCGATGTCCTGGTCTCTGGCGTCGGTACTGGCGGCACCATCACCGGCATCTCCCGATACATCAAGAATACCAGAGGCAAAAAGATCGTCTCCGTGGCGGTTGAGCCCAAGGAGAGTCCGGTCATCAGCCAGAAACTGGCCGGCCAGGAACTGAAACCTGCGCCTCACAAAATCCAAGGCATCGGCGCCGGCTTCATCCCTGACACTCTTGATCTGTCCCTGGTTGACCGGGTCGAACAGGTGGAAAGCAATGAGGCTATCGAGTTCGCCAAACGCCTGGCCAGGGAGGAAGGGCTCCTGGTGGGGATTTCCAGTGGAGCTGCGGCAGCCGCAGCGGTAAGACTTGCCAGGCTGGACGAATTTGCCGGTAAAACGATTGTTGCCGTACTGCCCGATGGCGCCGAACGCTATCTATCAACCGCATTGTTCGAAGGGATTTGA
- the cysN gene encoding sulfate adenylyltransferase subunit CysN, with translation MAHQSELIEKDILAYLKSQEEKSLLRFITCGSVDDGKSTLIGRLLWDSKMVFEDQLTALEADSKKVGTQGGAIDYALLLDGLQAEREQGITIDVAYRYFSTDRRKFIVADTPGHEQYTRNMVTGASTAQVAVILVDARKGLLTQTRRHSYLVSLVGIRHIVLAVNKMDLIDFDQQRFDAILGDYQQFAAPLGFDSITAIPISALNGDNIIEPSANTSWYQGPTLMNYLETVRIEGENREKPFRMPVQWVNRPHLDFRGFCGTIAAGIVRPGDEVRVASSGRTSRVARIVTMGGDLPEATAGQAVTLTLADEIDISRGDMLSVPDAPPLQTRFLEAHLVWLHDEPLHPGQSYLVKTATAVIPGRITSLRHVVDVNTLEQKQASTLKLNEIGVGLLELDRPAAFDPYRLNRATGNFIVIDRYTNATVAAGMVITAAPDILQPQELVSGATPKPAAEGNTALRRINLGTYFINGDEGNLVDLTEEQGQIEFNITPAFLNALAKGNRVLFRLRNPDQLPAVALLAYEHNLQCTFSRAGDRIDLVLFNGQAITVLLEDGDDTNI, from the coding sequence ATGGCACACCAATCGGAACTGATCGAAAAGGATATCCTCGCCTATCTCAAGAGCCAGGAAGAAAAATCGCTGCTCCGCTTCATCACCTGCGGCAGCGTGGACGACGGCAAGAGCACTCTCATCGGGCGTCTCCTGTGGGACTCAAAGATGGTGTTCGAGGACCAGTTGACGGCCCTGGAAGCGGACAGCAAGAAGGTCGGCACCCAGGGAGGGGCCATCGATTATGCCCTCCTTCTGGACGGCCTGCAGGCGGAGCGCGAACAGGGGATCACCATCGACGTGGCCTACCGTTACTTCTCCACCGACCGGCGCAAGTTCATCGTCGCCGATACCCCCGGCCACGAGCAGTATACCCGCAACATGGTCACCGGCGCCTCCACCGCCCAGGTGGCGGTAATCCTGGTGGATGCCCGCAAGGGGCTCCTGACCCAGACCAGGCGCCACAGCTACCTGGTATCCCTGGTGGGCATCCGCCACATTGTGCTGGCGGTCAACAAGATGGACCTGATCGATTTCGACCAGCAGCGTTTCGACGCCATCCTAGGCGACTACCAGCAGTTTGCCGCCCCGCTCGGCTTTGACTCCATAACGGCGATTCCCATCTCCGCCTTAAACGGCGACAATATCATCGAACCGAGCGCCAACACCTCCTGGTATCAGGGGCCGACCCTGATGAACTATCTGGAGACCGTCCGGATTGAAGGAGAGAACAGGGAAAAGCCGTTCCGGATGCCGGTCCAGTGGGTGAACCGGCCCCACCTGGATTTTCGCGGTTTCTGCGGCACCATTGCCGCTGGCATCGTTCGTCCGGGTGACGAGGTGCGGGTCGCCTCGTCGGGTCGCACCAGCCGGGTGGCCCGCATCGTCACCATGGGTGGCGATCTGCCGGAGGCAACCGCCGGGCAGGCGGTGACCCTGACCCTGGCTGATGAGATCGATATCAGCCGGGGCGATATGTTATCGGTTCCCGATGCCCCGCCGCTCCAAACCCGTTTTTTGGAGGCGCACTTGGTCTGGCTCCATGACGAGCCGTTGCATCCGGGGCAGAGCTACCTGGTCAAAACCGCCACCGCTGTGATCCCCGGTCGTATCACCAGCCTGCGGCATGTCGTGGATGTCAATACCCTGGAACAGAAGCAGGCATCCACCCTGAAGCTCAACGAGATCGGCGTCGGGCTCCTGGAACTGGACCGTCCGGCGGCCTTCGATCCCTACCGGCTGAACCGGGCCACCGGCAACTTCATTGTCATCGACCGCTACACCAACGCCACCGTGGCGGCAGGCATGGTTATCACAGCGGCGCCGGACATTCTGCAACCCCAGGAGTTGGTGTCGGGGGCTACCCCGAAACCGGCTGCCGAAGGTAACACCGCTCTCAGACGGATCAACCTGGGGACCTACTTCATAAATGGCGACGAGGGGAATCTGGTGGACCTCACGGAAGAGCAGGGGCAGATCGAGTTCAACATTACCCCGGCCTTTCTCAACGCCCTGGCGAAGGGAAACCGGGTGCTCTTCCGCCTGCGAAATCCCGACCAACTCCCGGCGGTAGCCCTTTTAGCCTACGAGCATAACCTGCAGTGCACCTTCAGCCGGGCAGGCGACCGGATAGACCTGGTACTCTTCAATGGCCAGGCAATCACGGTACTGCTGGAAGATGGAGACGATACAAACATCTAA
- a CDS encoding phosphoadenylyl-sulfate reductase translates to MTTTIPGLPPNADPVQILRAGIEAAEGPVSLACSFSLEDVAIIHIAHEAGLPLGVFALDTGRLNEETCEVADALVERYRLHIDWFFPRHEAVEQLERAEGLFSFRESLDKRHACCHIRKVEPLTRALTGLAGWATGMRREQSVTRNDLQAIERDTLNGDILKINPLIDWSEEQLTNYTDEHRLPKNRLYSQGYRSIGCAPCTRAVQPGEDARAGRWWWENPEHKECGLHRR, encoded by the coding sequence ATGACCACGACAATTCCCGGACTACCGCCAAACGCCGATCCCGTTCAGATCCTCCGCGCCGGCATCGAGGCTGCCGAAGGGCCGGTATCCCTGGCCTGCTCCTTCTCCCTGGAGGATGTGGCCATCATCCATATCGCCCATGAAGCGGGGCTTCCCCTGGGCGTATTCGCCCTGGACACCGGCCGCTTGAACGAAGAGACCTGCGAGGTGGCCGACGCCCTGGTGGAGCGCTACCGTCTGCACATCGACTGGTTTTTCCCCCGACACGAAGCGGTCGAGCAACTGGAGCGGGCCGAGGGTCTGTTCTCCTTCCGCGAATCGTTGGACAAGCGCCATGCCTGCTGCCATATCCGCAAGGTGGAGCCGCTCACACGAGCCCTCACAGGTTTGGCCGGCTGGGCAACCGGCATGCGCCGCGAGCAGAGCGTCACCCGCAACGACCTGCAGGCCATCGAACGGGACACCCTGAACGGCGACATCCTGAAGATCAACCCTCTGATCGACTGGAGCGAGGAACAGCTCACGAACTACACCGACGAGCACCGGCTGCCCAAAAACCGTCTTTACAGCCAGGGGTACCGTTCCATCGGCTGCGCCCCCTGCACCAGGGCGGTGCAGCCGGGCGAGGATGCCCGCGCCGGCCGGTGGTGGTGGGAGAATCCCGAGCACAAGGAATGTGGTTTGCACCGGAGATAA
- a CDS encoding DASS family sodium-coupled anion symporter has product MIVLDRTGRYQIFAAFLVIVIILFNLTPPAGLRINGYHAIVLFGATIFLWVSELLPIAVTALLSMVMLPLLGIMDAKSTYAQFGNEAVFFILAAFILAAAMTGSGLSARLARAMLARFGRTPRRLALTVFLLSTVLSYAMSEHAVAAMMFPVVSEIVASLGLERGKSRYGGLLFMAIAWGCIIGGIGTFLGGARAPLAASILRESTGHHFSFGDWMIAASMIVLPLVLVGFPLLLRFFPLDVSDVGGGMRYLNRKRLEVGKMGFGEYVVALVMAATIVSWMTFGEKTGLAAIAILASVVLFTFRVVSWASIEEYVNWGIILMYGGSIALAGALEKSGAASWIVNRTLHSLTPSPFMVIVVISFVAIILTECVSHAAVVAIFMPIGLPLAASMGMDPKVMTLSIALPAGLAYCLPMGTPAMAIAYGSGFLRSRDIIIPGALIMLLSWLLFLFSAWFIWPLIGLKI; this is encoded by the coding sequence ATGATCGTTTTGGATCGGACTGGCCGCTATCAGATATTTGCCGCCTTTCTGGTAATCGTCATTATTTTGTTTAACCTTACACCACCAGCAGGATTGCGTATCAACGGCTATCACGCCATCGTCCTCTTTGGGGCGACCATCTTCCTCTGGGTCTCGGAGTTGTTACCAATTGCCGTTACAGCACTGCTCTCGATGGTGATGCTGCCGCTACTCGGCATCATGGATGCCAAAAGCACCTATGCCCAATTCGGTAACGAAGCGGTATTCTTCATTCTCGCCGCATTCATTCTCGCGGCGGCCATGACCGGCAGCGGCCTGTCGGCGCGACTGGCCCGGGCGATGCTGGCCCGTTTCGGTCGCACCCCCCGACGGCTGGCGCTGACGGTTTTCCTTCTCAGCACGGTGCTTTCCTATGCCATGAGCGAGCATGCCGTGGCCGCCATGATGTTCCCCGTGGTATCCGAGATCGTTGCCAGTCTCGGCCTGGAACGGGGGAAAAGCCGTTATGGCGGTCTACTCTTCATGGCTATCGCCTGGGGCTGCATCATCGGCGGGATCGGCACCTTTTTGGGTGGGGCACGGGCACCGCTGGCGGCCAGCATCCTCAGGGAATCAACCGGCCATCACTTCTCGTTCGGGGATTGGATGATCGCTGCCAGCATGATCGTATTGCCGCTGGTCCTGGTCGGATTCCCGTTGCTACTCCGTTTTTTCCCCCTGGATGTATCAGATGTTGGGGGCGGAATGCGCTACCTCAACCGCAAACGGCTTGAGGTCGGCAAAATGGGATTCGGCGAGTATGTTGTGGCGCTGGTCATGGCCGCCACCATTGTAAGCTGGATGACGTTTGGAGAGAAAACCGGTCTGGCAGCCATTGCCATTCTGGCTTCGGTGGTATTGTTCACCTTCCGGGTGGTGTCCTGGGCATCGATCGAGGAATATGTCAACTGGGGCATAATACTCATGTACGGCGGTTCCATAGCCCTGGCCGGAGCCTTGGAAAAAAGCGGCGCCGCATCCTGGATCGTCAACCGTACCCTCCATTCATTAACACCGTCACCATTTATGGTGATAGTCGTCATCTCTTTCGTGGCGATCATCTTGACAGAATGCGTCAGCCATGCCGCCGTAGTGGCGATCTTCATGCCCATCGGCCTGCCCCTTGCGGCGAGCATGGGGATGGACCCTAAGGTGATGACACTCTCTATTGCCCTGCCCGCCGGCCTGGCATACTGCCTCCCCATGGGAACCCCCGCCATGGCCATCGCCTACGGCTCAGGATTTCTGAGAAGTCGTGACATCATCATACCCGGAGCCCTGATCATGCTGTTGTCCTGGCTGTTGTTCCTATTTTCCGCCTGGTTTATCTGGCCGCTGATTGGGCTGAAGATTTAA
- a CDS encoding cytochrome C has translation MVSRFIAASLLLATLLLALAGCGEKTVTAAGTTKLAQSETCFNNNCHQNAISPGTGKNIAEEWKLSVHNTSNAAGCADCHEPEPGHPDSCNRCHGGTPSGTPDSTNHVSKNPDTDKKCSKCHGSTYTDGGTFNSSTRDGVIMDVKFYHFSSGKRANYVATNYVGYCRKCHNPHDTTSGRDERQQWSRSGHGDTESGARTTYDFKTRGSSIVAKDNFGNFCVRCHTTTGYITYVSSGFSDVNALPDFDGTRSNYPAASSGSTSYMDKSRELTNCNACHDDGRPNDGSAYSGKLRVVPTVTVYYNFSATKNLAGIHDRAWDVKYSKTLLNHKNNDYGASNICVVCHSGRELGLIAKIANANGLDFTNVSYRSLFSHDGVAAVTLAGIGGFQFYSSASKYAIQSYFKHDLIGTADSGNIGGSNGPCIGCHLKNSLSHYFLPVTRDVNGTILDIVSNAQVCSNAACHSSTNVNSALWVAGANGNLQAIKNGFAAAMEALNQMLLSPGQNPANKLKPTATGAYKTDWTLAFGNAVVPGSGDPRSGLSASSDIITQAAYTFGAAFNYEMLMADSGAYAHNSLYAKRLIYDSLDWLNNGIMDNDAKTALDYLVTQGVLTSGTAESQYEMALSYLCGTKSDPSGSLGRRP, from the coding sequence ATGGTCTCAAGATTTATCGCTGCATCATTGCTTCTGGCAACGCTACTGCTTGCCTTGGCCGGTTGTGGCGAGAAAACGGTTACGGCCGCCGGGACCACAAAGCTGGCCCAATCAGAAACCTGTTTCAACAACAACTGCCATCAAAACGCCATCAGCCCTGGAACTGGCAAGAATATCGCCGAGGAATGGAAACTTTCGGTTCACAATACTTCCAACGCCGCAGGCTGTGCCGACTGTCACGAGCCCGAACCGGGGCACCCCGACAGTTGCAACCGCTGTCACGGCGGTACGCCGAGCGGCACCCCGGACAGCACAAATCACGTCAGCAAAAATCCCGATACCGACAAGAAATGTTCCAAGTGTCACGGTTCCACCTATACCGACGGTGGAACGTTCAATAGCTCTACCAGAGATGGCGTCATTATGGATGTGAAGTTTTATCACTTTAGTTCCGGCAAACGCGCGAACTATGTCGCAACGAATTATGTCGGATATTGCCGTAAGTGCCACAATCCTCACGACACCACCAGCGGAAGGGATGAAAGGCAACAATGGTCCCGCTCTGGACATGGCGACACGGAGTCAGGTGCCAGGACAACTTACGATTTCAAAACCCGTGGCAGCTCGATTGTCGCCAAGGATAATTTTGGCAATTTCTGCGTCCGTTGCCACACTACGACCGGCTACATAACCTACGTGTCTTCGGGCTTCAGTGACGTCAACGCACTTCCAGATTTTGACGGCACCAGAAGCAATTATCCCGCGGCATCTTCCGGGTCAACATCATATATGGACAAAAGTCGGGAGCTTACTAATTGCAATGCGTGTCATGACGACGGGCGCCCTAACGATGGAAGTGCCTACAGCGGCAAATTGCGCGTTGTACCCACCGTGACCGTCTATTACAATTTTTCTGCGACAAAAAATCTTGCAGGCATTCACGACAGGGCTTGGGATGTCAAGTACTCAAAAACATTGCTCAATCACAAAAACAATGACTATGGGGCTTCAAATATCTGCGTCGTTTGCCACAGTGGCAGAGAACTCGGCCTAATTGCCAAAATAGCCAATGCCAACGGCCTTGACTTCACCAACGTCTCATACCGGAGCCTGTTCTCCCATGATGGTGTTGCGGCAGTGACCCTTGCCGGTATCGGTGGTTTCCAATTTTATTCGAGCGCATCTAAATACGCCATTCAAAGCTATTTTAAACACGACCTTATCGGCACGGCGGATTCCGGCAACATCGGAGGCAGTAACGGCCCCTGCATAGGTTGCCACCTTAAAAACAGCCTTTCCCACTATTTCCTGCCGGTAACTCGCGACGTCAATGGAACCATATTAGACATCGTCAGCAACGCTCAAGTCTGTTCCAATGCAGCCTGTCACAGCAGCACCAATGTTAATAGCGCACTCTGGGTTGCAGGAGCCAACGGTAATCTTCAGGCGATCAAGAATGGCTTTGCGGCGGCCATGGAAGCATTGAACCAAATGCTGCTCAGTCCGGGTCAGAACCCCGCCAACAAACTGAAACCAACAGCTACCGGCGCTTACAAAACCGACTGGACGCTAGCCTTTGGCAATGCCGTTGTCCCGGGTTCAGGAGATCCACGAAGCGGTTTATCCGCCTCCAGCGACATTATCACCCAAGCGGCCTATACCTTTGGCGCTGCGTTCAACTACGAAATGTTAATGGCGGATTCCGGGGCTTACGCCCACAACTCCCTGTACGCGAAGCGCCTGATCTACGATTCCCTGGACTGGTTGAATAATGGAATAATGGATAATGACGCCAAAACGGCTCTTGATTATCTTGTCACTCAAGGTGTTCTCACATCTGGGACAGCCGAAAGTCAGTACGAGATGGCGTTATCATATCTTTGCGGAACCAAAAGCGATCCATCCGGAAGCCTGGGACGACGGCCGTAG
- the cysD gene encoding sulfate adenylyltransferase subunit CysD: MNKNLTHLQQLEAESIHIIREVVAEFANPVMLYSIGKDSAVMLHLARKAFFPAPPPFPLLHVDTTWKFREMILFRDRMASECGLELIVHINEEGVSRGVSPFTHGSALYTDIMKTEGLKQALDHYKFDAAFGGARRDEEKSRAKERIFSFRSTNHRWDPKNQRPELWNLYNTRIKHGESIRVFPISNWTELDVWQYIHLEQIPIVPLYYSAVRPVVERDGMLIMVDDERLELKPGEVVQHKSVRFRTLGCYPLTGAVESTADTLPAIIQEMLLTRTSERQGRLIDHDQAGSMEKKKQEGYF; encoded by the coding sequence ATGAACAAAAATCTGACCCATTTACAGCAACTGGAAGCCGAAAGCATCCACATCATCCGCGAGGTCGTGGCCGAATTCGCCAACCCGGTGATGCTCTATTCCATCGGTAAGGATTCGGCAGTCATGCTGCACCTGGCCCGCAAGGCTTTTTTTCCGGCTCCGCCGCCATTTCCCCTGTTGCACGTGGACACCACGTGGAAGTTCCGCGAGATGATCCTGTTCCGGGACCGCATGGCGTCCGAATGCGGCCTGGAGTTGATCGTGCACATCAACGAGGAAGGGGTGAGCCGGGGCGTTTCCCCCTTTACCCACGGGTCGGCGCTCTACACCGACATCATGAAGACCGAGGGGTTGAAGCAGGCGCTGGACCACTACAAATTCGACGCCGCCTTCGGCGGTGCCCGACGGGACGAGGAAAAATCACGGGCCAAGGAGCGGATCTTCTCCTTCCGTAGCACCAACCACCGTTGGGACCCCAAAAATCAGCGCCCGGAGCTGTGGAACCTGTACAACACCCGAATCAAGCATGGGGAGAGTATCCGCGTTTTCCCCATCTCCAACTGGACCGAGCTGGACGTCTGGCAGTACATCCACTTGGAGCAGATTCCTATCGTGCCGCTCTACTATTCCGCCGTCAGGCCAGTGGTGGAGCGGGACGGCATGCTCATCATGGTGGACGACGAACGACTGGAACTCAAGCCGGGGGAAGTCGTGCAACACAAATCGGTGCGTTTCCGTACTCTGGGGTGCTACCCCCTGACCGGGGCCGTGGAATCGACCGCCGACACCCTGCCGGCAATCATCCAGGAGATGTTGCTTACCCGCACCTCGGAGCGCCAGGGGCGGCTGATCGATCACGATCAGGCCGGTTCCATGGAGAAGAAAAAACAAGAGGGGTACTTCTGA
- a CDS encoding nitrite/sulfite reductase, producing MSTTTANNNEYRLDGIYKQRQEGFYMQRVKLPAGVISAGQARAVATVSTRYGHGSIHLTSRGNIEIHWLKEENLSDIKRDLAKAGLSSRGACGGAVRGITCGSQDALRFPVLESTARRLHRHFTGNPRFEHLPKKFKVGIEASVAGGRHLIQDVGLVLAGSEDGRHFYDIWIAGGLGREPRPAFLFKQRMPEERIIPIIEAILKVYATHAPSPKRLKFLAGEFGETKLSSLIEEEAAYHEEIPMTSGLPEELVSSPDGRQRLELQVFAGALTAGQFEQIADAAETYADGMLMVTANQDIALLLSHGVDGATVTDALQRSTGLNFAASVPTIRVCPGSHECLMGLAPSRDVGRELTGLMGEQGRNRIWAISGCPNSCTQPQLADIGIVCSALHKEEDGRRTPRFDLYQRTDAGLGTRSAHDLTADELFTQVRDLG from the coding sequence ATGTCCACAACCACCGCAAACAACAACGAATACCGTCTCGACGGTATTTACAAACAGCGCCAGGAAGGCTTTTACATGCAGCGTGTCAAACTGCCGGCCGGCGTCATCTCTGCCGGACAGGCGCGGGCTGTTGCCACGGTTTCTACACGCTACGGCCATGGCTCCATCCACCTGACCAGCCGCGGCAATATTGAAATCCACTGGCTAAAGGAAGAAAACCTGTCCGACATCAAGCGTGACTTGGCCAAAGCAGGCCTGAGTTCGCGCGGAGCCTGCGGCGGAGCTGTCCGCGGCATTACCTGTGGCAGCCAGGATGCCCTGAGATTTCCGGTGCTGGAGTCCACCGCCCGCCGCCTTCATCGGCACTTCACCGGTAACCCCCGCTTCGAACACTTGCCCAAGAAGTTCAAGGTCGGCATAGAAGCAAGTGTGGCCGGCGGCAGGCACCTGATCCAGGACGTCGGCCTCGTGCTGGCAGGAAGCGAGGACGGTCGCCATTTCTACGATATATGGATCGCCGGGGGCCTGGGGCGTGAACCGCGCCCCGCCTTCCTGTTCAAACAACGGATGCCTGAAGAGCGTATCATTCCTATTATAGAGGCGATTCTCAAGGTTTACGCAACTCATGCCCCCTCCCCGAAACGTCTCAAGTTCCTGGCCGGGGAGTTTGGCGAAACAAAACTGTCAAGCCTGATCGAGGAAGAGGCCGCGTATCACGAAGAAATCCCCATGACCAGTGGACTGCCCGAAGAGTTGGTGTCATCGCCGGATGGACGTCAGCGTCTGGAATTGCAGGTATTCGCCGGGGCGCTGACCGCCGGCCAGTTTGAACAGATCGCCGATGCCGCCGAAACGTACGCAGATGGCATGCTGATGGTTACCGCCAACCAGGATATTGCCCTACTGTTGTCGCACGGTGTGGATGGCGCCACCGTCACGGATGCCTTGCAGCGCTCGACGGGCCTCAATTTTGCCGCATCTGTCCCGACCATACGGGTCTGCCCCGGTAGCCATGAGTGCCTGATGGGGCTGGCGCCAAGCCGGGATGTGGGCCGCGAGCTGACGGGACTCATGGGTGAGCAGGGGCGAAACAGGATTTGGGCCATTTCCGGCTGCCCCAATTCCTGCACCCAACCGCAATTGGCCGATATCGGTATTGTTTGTTCTGCACTGCACAAAGAGGAGGATGGCCGGCGTACTCCGCGCTTTGACCTCTATCAGCGTACGGATGCAGGGCTCGGTACACGCTCGGCACATGATCTGACAGCGGACGAATTGTTCACCCAGGTGAGAGATCTCGGGTAG
- the larE gene encoding ATP-dependent sacrificial sulfur transferase LarE: MDQVLLNKTTELKVLLAGIGGCVIGFSGGVDSTLLFAVAAEVLGPRALAVTATSETYPERERREAEALAKRIGGRHRVIVSEELDIPEFQDNPPNRCYYCKHELFGKLRAIADQEGLPHVLDGTNVDDRGDHRPGRQAAAEIGVRSPLEEAGFTKEDIRQLSRTMDLPTWDKPAFACLSSRFPYGTAITSERVRRVGQAEESLRELGFRVLRVRYHDSVARVELGSEEFSQAAGPLRDEVSCRVKAAGFTYVAIDLQGYRSGSMNEGIAARKQ; the protein is encoded by the coding sequence ATGGATCAGGTACTACTGAACAAAACCACTGAACTCAAAGTACTCCTCGCCGGGATAGGAGGCTGCGTGATCGGCTTCTCCGGAGGCGTGGATTCGACCCTCCTCTTCGCGGTAGCGGCGGAAGTGCTTGGCCCGCGCGCCCTGGCAGTGACCGCCACCTCCGAGACCTATCCCGAACGGGAGCGGCGGGAAGCCGAGGCGCTGGCCAAGCGTATCGGCGGCCGTCACCGGGTGATTGTATCCGAGGAACTGGACATTCCCGAGTTTCAGGACAACCCGCCCAACCGTTGTTATTACTGCAAACACGAGCTGTTCGGCAAGCTACGCGCCATTGCCGACCAGGAAGGGCTGCCCCATGTGCTGGACGGCACCAACGTAGACGACCGAGGCGATCACCGTCCCGGCCGCCAAGCCGCAGCTGAGATCGGGGTGCGCAGCCCACTGGAGGAGGCGGGCTTCACCAAGGAGGACATCCGTCAACTCTCCCGGACCATGGACCTCCCCACTTGGGACAAACCGGCCTTTGCCTGCCTCTCAAGCCGTTTTCCCTACGGCACCGCCATTACCTCAGAGCGAGTCCGCCGTGTGGGACAAGCGGAGGAATCGCTCCGTGAACTAGGCTTTCGCGTTCTGCGCGTCCGCTACCACGACAGCGTGGCGCGGGTAGAATTGGGGTCAGAGGAATTTTCTCAGGCTGCCGGCCCTTTACGAGACGAGGTCAGCTGTCGCGTCAAGGCTGCTGGATTCACCTACGTTGCAATTGATCTCCAGGGGTACCGCAGTGGCTCAATGAACGAGGGCATTGCCGCGAGGAAACAGTGA